DNA sequence from the Leptospirillum ferrooxidans C2-3 genome:
TGGGGTGACCGGACAGGAGATCAAACCCTGAAGGCCTGAAGGCAAACAAGTTGAATTTTTATTCGGTACCCGCTAGGATATAACTTTCTGTTTTAGAACCGGGAACTGCCGGAGCGTCAGGCCATGGATTCATGGCCGCCCGTTGATTTTCAAACAAAGACAGCGGGTTTCACCAGTCTACAGGAAAGAGGACAAACGATGTCCAGTGTCATCAAAAAGCGCCGGAAGAAAATCCGGAAGCACAAGTACAAGAAGCTCCGCAGGGCATCTCGTCACAAGAAGAAGTAACCCA
Encoded proteins:
- a CDS encoding AURKAIP1/COX24 domain-containing protein, translating into MSSVIKKRRKKIRKHKYKKLRRASRHKKK